From Sporosarcina sp. FSL K6-3457:
TCCCGCGCGCAAAGTGAGTCGCGCCGCGCGCAAAGTGAGTCATCCCGCGCGCAACGCGAGTCATCCCGCGCGCAACGCGAGTCATCCCGCGCGCAACGCGAGTCATCCCGCGCGCAACGCGAGTCATCCCGCGCGCAACGCGAGTCATCCCGCGCGCAAAGCGAGTCATCCCGCGCGCAAAGCGAGTCATCCCGCGCGCGCAAAGCGAGTCATCCCGCGCGCGCAAAGCGAGTCATCCCGCGCGCAATGCGAGCCATCCCGCGCGCAAAGCGAGTCATCCCGCGCGCAAAGCGAGTCGCGCCGCGCGCAAAGTGAGTCGCGCCGCGCGCAAAGTGAGTCATCCCGCGCGCAAAGCGAGTCATCCCGCGCGCAAAGCGAGTCATCCCGCGCGCAAAGCGAGTCATCCCGCGCGCAAAGCGAGTCATCCCGCGCGCAAAGCGAGTCATCCTGCGCGCAAAGCGAGTCATCCCGCGCGCAAAGTGAGTCATCCCGCGCGCAAAGCGAGTCATCCCGCGCGCAAAGCGAGTCATCCCGCGCGCAAAGCGAGTCATCCTGCGCGCAAAGCGAGTCATCCCGCGCGCAAAGCGAGTCATCCCGCGCGCAAAGCGAGTCATCCCGCGCGCAAAGTGAGTCATCCCGCGCGCAAAGCGAGTCATCCCGCGCGCAAAGCGAGTCGTCCCGCGCGCAACAGCTCTCCCCTGCGTAACATCGACATCTAGGTTATACTAAAAATAACTGTGAAGGGGGATTGAACAGATGGAGAAACACCGTATTTTTATTGTTGAAGATGACCGCAAAATTGCACAATTATTAGCAGACACATTAAGGAAATATCAATATGACGTTGCCATTGTCGAAGATTTTGAGCGTGTCACTGAGGAATGCTTGGCATTCGATCCACATCTTGTTTTGCTTGACATAAACTTGCCTTCTTATGACGGCTATTATTGGTGTCGTCAACTTCGCCAACATACGACATGTCCTATTCTATTCATCTCCGCGCGATCTGGTGACATGGACCAAGTATTTGCGTTGGAAAATGGCGGCGATGATTTCATTACGAAACCTTTTCACTATGAAATCGTCCTTGCAAAAATAAGAAGTCATTTACGTAGAACGTTTGGCGAATATGCACCGAACCAATCCGAACGTACCGTGAAGGCCGGGGTACTCAACTTATACATCGAACGGATGGAGTTGCAAGTTCGCAATAATATTGTACCTTTGCAAAAAAAAGAATGTGTTATCTTAGAATTGCTTATCGATGCGACGCCCAAAGTGGTGTCACGTGAAAAATTATTGGAAGAGCTATGGGACGACCAATCTTTTGTCGATGAAAACACATTAAATGTTAATATGACCCGGGTTCGTAAAAAATTGGCTGATTACGACATTCAATCGTCCATTGAAACAGTACGTGGCGCGGGGTATCGCTTCTTATTGGCACCGGAGGAATCATGAAAAAATTTAGAATTTTCATTAGCGAGCATGTGCCCTTTCTTCTTTTTCAAATACTACTCGTGCTGTTCATTTTACTATTATACTGGCTGGATGGCTTCCGAAATTTCAATACCGCAGTTTACGCTATTAGTATGAGCATGCTGTTAACTGTGGGGTATCTAGTTGGCAAATTCATCATGAGACGATCCTTTTATGCAGCGATTACGCGTAAGCCAGATAAGATGGAAGATGCACTAATCCGCCATGCGCAAGCGCCGGAACATCGGCAAACAACAGAATTCACACGTGACTTGTACAAGCTGTACCAAAACGAAGTGCAGCTGTTATATGCTTCTCAACACCGACAGCTCCATTTTATGAATCAATGGGTCCATCAGATGAAAACACCGATTTCTGTCATAGGATTGCTGTTACAGGAACAAGATGATTTGGACCGCGATAGTATCAATGAAGAAATTGACAAATTACGACGTGGTCTCGATTCTGTATTGGTCAATGCACGTCTTGAAACGTTTGAGCAGGATATGCAAATTGAGCGGGCTGCGCTGAAAACGGTTGTGCAGGAAATTGTGACAGAGCATAAACGGCTATTCATCACAAATGGTGTGTTTCCTGTTATTTCAATTGATGAGAAATTCACAGTTGCTACGGATATGAAGTGGTTGAAGATTGTCATTGGGCAGTTCATAACCAATGCGGTGAAATATACATTTGAGCAAGGGAAGAAAGTCCATCTAACCGCGACTAGTACAGAACAGGGTATCCAGCTATTGATTCGAGATGAAGGAATTGGCATTCCCTCGTCGGACTTGAACCGCGTGACGAAGGCTTTCTTTACTGGTGAAAATGGTCGACTCACAGGTGAGTCGACTGGGATGGGATTGTATATCGCATCAGAAGTGTGTAACAGATTGGGACATCCGTTAGCGATTGACTCGGAGCTTGGCAAAGGGACAACGGTGACTGTCCTCTTTAAAAATGGAGAGGTGGGAGAAGCGGATGATAAGGAACGTAATCGTGGAATTGACGGAAGTGACGAAAATCTATGAGGGAAAAGTGATGCACCGGGCATTGAACCGCCTCGATTTTGAAGTGGAGGAAGGCGAATTTGTTGCGGTGATGGGACCTTCCGGCAGTGGGAAAACGACGTTGTTGAACTTGATTTCGACGATTACGGTGCCGACCTATGGACGTCTGATGATCAATGGCATTGAACCGGAAGCGCTGAAAGAAAATGATTTGGCCTTATTCAGACGACGTAATCTTGGTTTTGTCTTTCAAGATATTAATCTCCTTCAAATGCTGACAGTAGAAGAAAATCTTGTATTGCCACTGACGCTGGATGGGATTGCTGTTCCTGAAATGGAGAAACGTATTTTGGAATTTGCTAAACGCCTGGATTTGTCAGATATTTTGAACCGCCGACCGGATGAGTTATCGGGTGGACAGGCACAGCGAACGGCAATTGGTCGTGCTTTGATTCACAGGCCAAAAATTATTCTCGCAGATGAGCCGACGGGAAATTTGGATTCGAAATCAGCTAGGGATGTCCTTGAACTGCTCAGTCAAATTAATAAAACCGAGAAAAAAACGGTGATTATGGTGACACATGATCCGATTGCCGCCAGTTATTGTGATCGGGTTCTGTTCATTAAGGATGGCGAATTTTTTAATGAAATTTATAAAGATGAAAGGCGTCAGACGTTTTTTCAACGTATTTTGAACGTCTTGTCGTTGCTCGGAGGAAATGTACATGACCTTTCGTCAGTTCGCTTACCGTAATGTCGTTCGCAATCGACGCATCTATGCCGCTTTTCTCATGGCAAGTGTCTTTTCCGTTATGGTATTTTTCTTGTATTCGATGTTGCTATTTCATCCATCCATTGAGGACAGATTCATCCAAGAAATTGCCATCACGGGAATGGGTGCGGCAGAAATTATTTTGTATATTTTTACGGTATTTTTCTTGTTTTATTCGATGCGGGCATTTTTGCAGGCGAGGTCCAAAGAGTTTGGTATTTTACTTCATTTGGGTATGGCCAAACGTCAGTTGAATCGCCTGATTTTTACTGAAACGATGTTTATCGGTATGACATCTATCGCTGCGGGGACGTTTCTCGGCTATATGTTTTCAAAGTTTTTCTTTATGATTGTCCGAGAAATTGTGTTATTACCAGCCTTACCGCTCTATTTTTCATGGCAACCATTTGCACTAACGATTGGTGCTTTTATGAGTTTATTTGTCATTATATCAATTGTTGCGCCGGTGTTTATTCGGACGGGAGAAGTGGCTGATCTTATACAAGGGGAAGCGGGAAGTCAAGGAGCGTATGGCTATTCGAAGAGCCGTGGTTATTTTGGGTTACTGTTTCTTGGAGCAGCATATTTAATGGCAGTGAGTGCAACGAACTCGGTCGTCATTGAATTACTGTTTTTTCTACCACCTTTGGCTATAATTGGAACATTTTACTTTTTCACGGATTCCTTACCATTACTATTGCATCAGATTCGCAAACGGAAACGATTATATTGGAATCATTTTTGGCTGCTATCAATATCAGAAGGCGTTGTCCGATTGCGTGAAAATGCACGTATGTTTTTTATCGTCACGATGGTGTCGACCATTGCGTTCATGTCAGTTGGTCTGTTAGCATCATTGACTTCATTCGCTTCTCAGTACCGTGAAATGCATCCGCTAGGTCTTATTTACAAAAGTCAGCAAGACAATGAGCGTGAACGCCAGCATATTGCGCAACTGGTCAATGAACTCAATGCCGACAAAATCGATTATTCGATGATCCGATTTCAAGTACTGGAACAGACGTCATCATACACGTCAAATCCGGTTGCTGTATTGAAGCTTTCTGCTATTAATATGCTGGCTCTTTCATTTGGCTATCCAAAGGTTGATTTAGAGGCGGGGGAGGCATTGTTTTTGCCGCCTTCGGTTTCGTCCTATGATCAGCTGAATAATCGAACAGTGAGAACATTTCTTGAAGAAAGCGAGGTGTTGGTTAAGATTGAAGGGGCGTACCCCTATCATTTGTTTTCATCGTATTCCATTGCTCAAAACGCTATCGTCTTGAATGATACGGATTATGATAAGGTATTTGACATCGTGTTTACAAATGAATTAAATTCATTTACGTATTACGCCTTCAATGTGCCGGATTGGCAGGAGACAAAGGATATCGGACTATCGATTGATGCGACTGATACAGAATCATTTCTCGCGGGGACGACACCTGAAAAACTGCCGTATTCCTTCGTCAATCCAGGCTTGAACTATTCAGTCATCCGAACGACTTTTTCGTTGCTTTTGTTCATCGGGTTACTATTAGCAGCCGTATTTTTCTTGGCAGCGGGCAGCTTTATTTATTTTAGACTGTATACCTCACTGGAGCGTGATCGAAAACAGTTTGATGTACTCCGACGCATGGGAATTACAGATCGGGAATTCAAAAAAATCGTCAATCGACAATTAATCCCCCAGTTTTTCTTCCCTTGGGGTGTGGCATTTGTCCATAGTTCGTTTGCAATTCTAGCACTACAAGTGATTTGGGATGCACTGGCCGAGATTTCGATAGTCAAAGAACTTGTACTTGTCTTACTTGTCTTTACGTTGATGCAAATTTGTTATTTTTATTTAATACGCTGGCGCTACCTCGCGCATATTAAAGCACCAGGGTAGGATCGCACTGTATCCTACCTAAGGGGTAGGATTGCACTATATCCTACCTTATTGTTTTACTAGTATTGTATTATCAGAACTTTTCTTATATAATGATTATGACAGAGTTATGAATGATTGTTCATTCAAAAAATGTGGGGGGATGACTAAATGAATTTAGTTTCACGTGTGCACGAAACGGCAACGACGCAACCCGGAAAAATTGCTTATCACTTTATGGGGAAAGATACATCGTACGCCGAGTTTGACCAGTCGGTATCGATGTTCGCTTCAGCATTACAAGGTTTGGGAATTGAAAAAGGAGATAATGTTGCATTTTTACTTGGCAACACACCACATTTCCTTATTTCGCTATATGCGACGATGCGGATTGGTGCGACGGCAGTTCCAGTCAATCCGATTTACACGCCAGACGAAATTTCGTACATCATACATAACAGTGACGCGAAGGCAGTGATCGCACTCGATCTTTTATTGCCACTTGTGGAACAGGCAGCGGGGGCATTTCCGACTGTTGGGCATTATGTGATTTGCGAAACAGTTCCTGAAACACCAGCAAAAATTGCCGCACTACCTGAAGCGGTGAAAATGAAAGTTCATCCATTCACACAGCTTATTGCCACAGGGAAGCCAAACATCGAGCCTGTTGCTATAGATGAAAATGAAACCGCTGTCATTTTGTATACGTCAGGCACAACAGGACGTCCAAAAGGCGCTATGCTGACACATGGTAACTTGTATTCTAACGCACGCGACGTCGCGGATTACTTGGGCTACTCGGAAAGTGATCGTATTGTAGCGACGTTACCGGTGTTCCATGTGTTTGCTTTAACAGTAGTCGTTAATGCGCCGCTCGTCAAAGGAGCAACAATTTTACTTGTTCCACGTTTCTCGCCAGGGGATATTTTCAGTATCGTCAAAGAAAAACAGGCAACGATATTCGCGGCCGTGCCGACGATGTACAACTTCCTCTATCAATTCCCAGATAGTAATCCAGCAGATTTCAAATCGGTTCGGATTGCCATCTCAGGTGGGTCATCATTGCCAGTCGCCTTGCTCCATAATTTCGAAGAGAAATTTGACGTGCGCATCTCGGAAGGCTACGGCCTATCCGAAGCATCACCGGTTACTTGCTTCAATCCACTCGATCGCGAGCGCATTCCAGGCTCGATTGGCACTTCGATTATCAATGTCGAAAATAAAATCGTCAATGAGCTTGGGGAAGATGTGCCAGATGGTGAAGTCGGCGAGCTAATCGTACGCGGACCGAACGTCATGAAGGGCTACTACAAAATGCCAGAAGAAACCGAAGTGACAATTCGAGATGGTTGGTTGTATACAGGTGATATGGCCAGGCGAGATGAAAACGGTTACTTCTATATTGTCGACCGCAAAAAGGATCTTGTCATCGTCGGCGGTTACAACGTTTACCCACGTGAAGTCGAAGAAGTATTATTCGCGCACCGTGACATCGTTGAAGCAGCAGTCATCGGCTTACCAGATGTCGATTTCGGCGAAGTGGTCCATGCTTTCGTCGTCTTGAAAGAAGGTGCGGCAACTGACGAAGCATCCATAACAGCCTACTGTGCGGACCGTCTAGCCAAATACAAAGTACCTAAACGCATTGAATTTTTGGATGAACTACCGAAAAATACAACCGGTAAAATTTTGAGGCGCTCATTGAAAGAGCAAGTGACACAGTGATGAATAAAACCCCTTACTTATAAGCTGTAAGGGGTTTTGTTTATGTCTAGGAAATTTACTAGCGTTGCATAAAGTATTTATTAGTTTGTCAACTTTAAAAGAAGTGTCATTCAAATTAAATTTATGTAATAAAAGTAATATTAATCCAACAGCGTTTTCTGCTTTAAATAAAAAAAGGGGATACCCTACCGAACCGGGTAACTAAATCCATTTTTTTACACATGTATAAAGTTAAATGATTGGGTCGTAAGTTAGGCCATCTAAATGGGCAGTATCACCTTGAACGTACTGCGACTCGGTCTCTTCAAAGATTTGTTGGTGATTCATTCGCCGTCGTCCTTTTGACGAGCGTTTCGGTTTCTTGAATAGTTTCTCAACCAACTCGGAGAGTTTTTTGGCCCAAAGGTCACTAATCCATTCGAATAAATGAAGCAGAGTACCTTTATAGCCTAATCTCGTCTTCAATAAGAGTGTTAAACAAAAAGTAATCATGGCAATATAAATTTGATTGAATACCGCATTCGCACTTTTTCCATAACACTTTTTCAAAACTAAGTGCTGTTTAATCCATTTGAAAAACAATTCAATTTGCCAACGATTGCGGTAAAGGTCGCTAATTTCTTGGGCACTTCTTTTCGCATCATTGCACACAATCGAGATCTTTTTTCCTTCACCATTCAATGCCTCTATCAAATAAAGGGGATGTTTCATCTTCCCAATTTTTACGATGGCCCTCCGTGTAATTGCCGAGGAAGAATCTACAGGTAGCTCTTCTATCAAGTGAATGATGGTGTTGGACTTGATACGCGTGACAAAACGAATTCCGTTCTCGCAATAGAAATCGAACTTGTCGAAATCGAAATAACCCCGGTCGAACACATGAAGAGCCTCTTTATCCTGTACGATTAACGCATCTAACTGTGTTAAATCAGAGGGTCTGGCAGGTGTAATAATCACATCGTTTGGGTAAGATATCCCATCTGAAAAAATGATAGATGTATGCATTTTTACACCGGCTTTTGTATCACGAAAATCCGCCCACCGATATTGACTAAGACACATTGAAATGGTGGAAGAGTCGATTAAATGGATTTTCCCAAGTGCCGCGTCTGCCTTTTTCGGACCAATTTGTTGATGGAGTTTTTGAATAAGATGATGCAAGACTACCTTGAATATTTCAGGTGGAATATTCCCCAACTTTCGTGAGAGTTGGGATTTACTAATGCTAACGATACCAATTATTCTTTGTACAGTTTTTTTACGCTTCACTTTTTCACTAATTCGTCTAAGACTCGGTAACCCCTGTAATTGGGCATAGATGAAAAGCTTTGTAAACGTCAGGGTATCAAGCTTCTTCACATACTTATCAATATTGGCATGATCAATCATTTTTTGTACAACATGTGTATCGAGTGGATAAATGTATTCATTGAATACAGTTTTTATGGTATACTTGTCCATGGTTTCTCCTTATGGTTTGGGATTTGGACAGAATTACCCTCATCCCTTATTATAAGGGGTTTTTTATTCGTTTTATATAAAAATATCCCATATTTACCATAAAACGAACGTAATATTCACTTGACAAATGGATTTTATTTTTATGCAACGCTAGTATAGGAAATTATAAAATCTCGTACTGTGGATAAGTTATGACGTAGAGATTTCACGTCTAGGCTCCAGCGCCTAGGGGCTCGGGTCATAAGCTGTATTTACTGGGGAGGGATTGAACTTCATCCCCCCTTTATGAGGCAAAAACCGCCTCTTCGCCAATCCATCTTATACCTGTCGCCCCTGAACAGGCGCTTGCGCTTTTGTTTTATCATACTTTAAAAGTACTAACCGCTTCTTGTAAATCTTGAGCCATTGAACTCAGGGCTTCTGTTGAAGCCGATATTTCCTGCATGGAGGCATTTTGTTCTTCTACTGAAGCAGCTACATTCTGTGTGTTACCAGCAGATTGTTCAGCAATAGAAGCTACCCCTTCCATTGTATCTACCATATTTTGTGAGCTTGAATTCACTTGCTCAATAATGGCGGAAACTTCCTGTGATTCAGCGGTTACTTGCTCAATAGCGACCAATATATCTTTAAAGACCTCACCTGTTTGATGAACCATATCAATCCCTTTTTCGACAACGGATGACCCAAGACTCATAGATTGAACGGCATTATCTGCTTCCGTTTGAATTTCTAGAATAAGATTACGGATTTGTCCAGCAGCCTCTCCAGATCCCTCGGCTAACTTTTTCACTTCATCAGCAACGACTGAAAATCCACGACCATGTTCGCCAGCCCGCGCAGCTTCAATTGCAGCATTTAAAGCTAAGAGATTCGTCTGATCAGCAATCTGCGTAATCAATTCAACGATTTGACCAATTTCCCCTGATTTTTCACCTAGGGCGTTAATAACCTCTCTCGTTTCACTTACGGATTGGTGTACAAGATTTATTTGTTCAACGGTTTGGGTAACGACAGTATTTCCAGCACTTGCTTTTTCGCTTGTAGTCGTCGTTAAATCAGCAACAGATTGTATAGAAGTTGCAGCCTGATTCATCCCACTTGAGATTTCGGCAACTACTTGAGAAGCCCCTCTTGCATGGGAAACCTGTGTTTCTGAACCTACAGCTACCTCTTGAATGGCAATTGAGATTTGTTCAGTTGCTAGACTGGTCTGTTCAGCACCAGCAGAAAGCTGTTCTGAAGTTGCCGCAACTTGCTCGGCATCTATGCTAACTTGGTGAATTAATCGTTGAAGATTCGTTTTCATTTGGTTAAAGGATGTTGCAAGATTCCCTATTTCATCACGATTTTTCACCTTTATGTCTGCTTGAGTTAAATCGCCCGACGCGATTTCCTCAGCAGCACTTTCGATTAATAAAATCGGTTTTGTAATCATTCGAGTAATGATGACACCTATTAAAATGGCCAAAATAAAAGCAATCACACTTAAAGTAAGAATTGTCAAAGTAACAGAGGTAACCAATTCCGAACTGGCGATACTTGCTTCATCCATAAGCTCGGCTTGTTCCATAGCTATTTGATTCGAGAGCACGCGTATCTCTTTTACTAAAGGTATAACGACATAAAAAGCATGGCTATTGGCTTGTTCTGGATCAGACTTCATTAAACTTATAATTTTGTCTGACTCCTTCTTAAATTCCTCGTTCATCGTGCCAAGCTGAGTAAGTGTATCTTGGTGTCCTTGGTTATCAGCAAGCTTGTAGGCAGCCTCAATGTATTCATCAAGTAGGGTAATCACTTGCGCTAATTCTTCTTCTGTACCCTCTTCTTCTAATAGTATACCTCGCAAGGTACTAATTTCCCGAGAGGCATTGATTTCCATATTCAATGCATGCGTTTCAATAATTGATCGCCGATCAACCAAATCAGTATAAGCGCTGTCTATTTTCTTGATGTTGAAATAAGATATAGAGCTAATGGCGCCAAGAATAATGGCTACAATTAAGAACCCGCCTAGTAATTTATTACCAACTGTGAATTTCATTCATATGACCCCATTTCTAATTTTAATCTTTAAAATACTGTCTTTAAATATCTTGAAGTCAACCTATTTAAAGTGCATAGTTTTTCGAATAAATAATTATGTCGGTAGCATCAACACCTTCCGTTGATAGATAGAAAATAATACGTATCTCGTGATTGATGGCTTGGTAGAGCGCCTACAAGTGTAATATGTCCTAGTTTGAACTGGCTGATTATTTAGTTCAATAATAAAGAAGATTCGGGAAACAGTCAACAAATTGGTTCTAAAAAAGGAGTATTTCGACAAAAAAAGACATCATTAACAGATGTTAAAGGCTGTTATTCGACATAATATGCCTAGTTTACTCATTACAGGGTTACCAGATATTACATGAAAAAGTAGGTCGATTTTACTGCTAATCATAGAATGGGTACCTATACATAATCTATACAGTTCGAAATCATGTTCACCAGGGATTCCATACAAAATCACACGGTCTATAAAAAAAGACTGCCAAGTAAGTCGCTACATCTCGACATACCTGACAATCCTCATTCATCTTACTAGTTACCAGCGATTTCGCCGGTAGACACCGCCACAACCGCGCTGATTACAGCCATTCGAGTTCGAAGGCCTTCGGTTATTACAAGTCCGTCGGTTCCGATCTGTCCGTCTTTGGTTCCGTGAAGTACATCGATTCGATTTCGATTGCCCTAAAACGCGACAAGTGCATCGATTTGAGTTCGAATGTCCTTTAACGCAGCAAGTACAACGTCTTGTATTCGAAGGTCTTTGGTTGCGAGAAGTCCGCCTCCTGCTTGTACGACGTCGATTTTCACCACATCCACAACGATTGGAACGTCCTCGGTTACTCGTAGGCTCTTGAAAAAAGAAATCGTTTAGCCCAGAGTGCCTAGCACTATCGACTGCTCGCTGTATATTGTCCATAGAGAAATTAGACATATCCTAACCTCCTTTCTTTTTTAGGAAGCGCAAATAACTCCCCTTCTATAAGGTACGTGGCTGTCCAAAATGAGACAGAGACAATCGCTTACTTGTTGTCAATAAATTATGGGGTAGCATTCTGCACAGGTCATTCATACGAATACAGTAAACGGCAAAAGGAAGAGTGTGTATGCTAATTCCCGAATATCAGCTCTTTATTCACCCATCAAATAAAAGCGAACTACGAAGAGATATTTGGCAGGACGATCCAGTGGCTGCGAAGCTGACAATTCACAAGAAGAAATATGCCATTGATCTAGCCTATCGTGGTTCGCATATTCGTGATTTACGTAAGAAATCGTATCATGTCAGTTTTTACAAACCGGGTATGTATCGGCAGGCAAAGGAAGTTCATTGGAATGCAGAATTTCAAGACCCATCATTCATAAGAAACAAATTATCCTTTGATTTTTTCGATGAAATTGGCTGTTTATCCCCCAAATCACGCTTCGTTTTTTTGAAGATGAACGGGGGGAATGAGGGACTTTACTTGGAGCTAGAGTCAGTGGATGAATGTTTCCTAGTGAATCGCCATTTGCCAAAAGGAGCGATTTTTTATGCGGTAGATGGCGATGCTAATTTTTCGTTAATGAGTGATCTTGATAAAAAAGTAAAGGAATCGCTCAGCCTTGGCTATGAAAAAAAGTGTGGAACAGCGCAGGATGAGGTTTATTTACAAGAGCTGATTTTTATGATTAATACACTGACCAAAGATGAATTTGAAACCGAAATCATCAAGTACGTCAACATTGACCAGTATCTCCGTTGGCTTGCCGGGGTCGTTTTCACTCAAAACTTTGATGGTTTTGTCCATAACTATGCACTGTACCGCAATGGAGAAACAAGTTTGTTTGAGGTGGTTCCGTGGGATTATGATGCGACATGGGGAAGAGATGTTGATGGGGAAATCATGGAAGAAGACTATTTAAGAGTCCAAGGGTTTAACACACTTACAGCCCGAATATTAGATGTGAAAACGTTTCGTACTCACTATAAAAACCTGCTAGAAGATATTTTGACGAACAAATTTACTGTAGATTATTTGAAGCCCAAAATAGCAGCATTACATGCTCACATCAGGCCTTATATTGAAAAAGATCCATATGAAAAGGACAATCTGGAAGTGTTCGATCAAGAACCAGCGTATATCTGTGCGTATATTGAAGCGCGGGGGAATTATATCAGAAGCCAATTGGCAGCATTAGAGTAGTTAAAAACCCTTTCCGTGGCGGAGAGGGTTTTGGGTTTGATTAGCCAAAATAAAACTTCGCAATCTCATTCATAAATTCTTCCTCAAGATTGCCTTTCTTTTTCACAAGGATATACGTCGAGACGGTTGGTAAGTCGAACAGGTCGAAATGCGGTTGCATCAGTCTACCTTCCATTAATTCGCGTCGCACAATGGAATGGGGCAGAAAAGAGACGCCGAGCCCTTCCTGGATGAAGCGTTTTGCAATATGTGCTTGCGTTACTTTCATCGTTCGAATACCTGGAATCTGTTTGTTAAGTGTAACGAGCAAGTCGTCCCAAAAGACGGGATGATGATGGGTCAATAAATAATTCTTCCGAAGTACGTCAGGGATATGAATGGGGGGACCGGTTTCTTCATCGTATTGATCAGTAGGCATGATGAATAGAATGGGGTCCTCATACATATGAGTTGAATCAATATTTTTAAATTTGCTATCCAGCGCAGAGATGCCTAGATGGACATCTCCGTTGTCAACAAGCTGTTCGATAACTTCAGATTCTTCGATGCGAATAGAGATTTCGATGTCCCTGTGACGCTCGATGAATGTCCGCAAAAAGTAAGGCAAAATCGTCTCAGCCATTAACGGTGAAATAGCGATGGTCCAATTTCGGCGATAGCCTTGCGAAAATGCATGCATACGATTGACACTCGCATCGACATCGTTCGTGAGTCGAATTGCTTCAGGGTAAAAAACTTTACCTGCATCCGTCAAAGTGACACGGTTGTTCACACGGTCAAACAGCTTCGTACCCAGTTGTTCCTCGAGTAGTCGGATATGGACGGTAACACTTGGTTGGGACAACATCAATTTCTCAGAAGCTTTGCGGAAGTTTAATGTTTCAGCGGCAATCGCAAACGTTTTCAGCCATTGATAATCCATGAGGTCACTCCTTTGCAATTAATAAAATTAATCATTTCAATGAAAAACATTCAATTTCCATAATCATACCTCCGCTTTATACTAATGAAAAGAGGGAGGAATGGTTATGTTTCAAAAAGGGTTGAAAGATGTTGTCGCTGTTCATACGAAAATTGCATCTGTCGATGGAGAGAAAGGGGAATTGCGCTATCGCGGCGTTTTAGTAGGTAATCTCATATCGTCTCATTCATTTGAAGAAATAGCTTACTTCATGTGGCATGGGCGTCTCCCAGGGGGGAATGAACAAAGAATAATGAAAGAAAAAATGATAGCAGGAAGGTTACTACCTCAACATATAACTGCAATCATTGATGCATTTCCTAATGATAT
This genomic window contains:
- a CDS encoding LysR family transcriptional regulator, which produces MDYQWLKTFAIAAETLNFRKASEKLMLSQPSVTVHIRLLEEQLGTKLFDRVNNRVTLTDAGKVFYPEAIRLTNDVDASVNRMHAFSQGYRRNWTIAISPLMAETILPYFLRTFIERHRDIEISIRIEESEVIEQLVDNGDVHLGISALDSKFKNIDSTHMYEDPILFIMPTDQYDEETGPPIHIPDVLRKNYLLTHHHPVFWDDLLVTLNKQIPGIRTMKVTQAHIAKRFIQEGLGVSFLPHSIVRRELMEGRLMQPHFDLFDLPTVSTYILVKKKGNLEEEFMNEIAKFYFG